One part of the Homo sapiens chromosome 19, GRCh38.p14 Primary Assembly genome encodes these proteins:
- the ACTMAP gene encoding actin maturation protease isoform 3 (isoform 3 is encoded by transcript variant 3) — protein MTSPCSPPLKPPISPPKTPVPQASSIPSPPLPPSPLDFSALPSPPWSQQTPVPPPLPLPPPPAATGPAPRHVFGLEKSQLLKEAFDKAGPVPKGREDVKRLLKLHKDRFRGDLRWILFCADLPSLIQEGPQCGLVALWMAGTLLSPPSGVPLERLIRVATERGYTAQGEMFSAPATTRTSTMSRVRGRATRHTGR, from the exons ATGACTTCTCCATGCTCTCCTCCCCTAAAACCACCAATTTCTCCTCCAAAAACCCCTGTACCCCAAGCCAGCAGCATTCCATCTCCTCCTCTACCCCCAAGTCCCCTGGACTTTTCAGCTTTACCATCCCCTCCCTGGAGTCAGCAGACCCCTGTTCCCCCACCGCTCCCACTGCCTCCTCCACCCGCTGCCACAGGGCCTGCTCCCCGTCATGTCTTCGGCCTGGAGAAGAGCCAGCTCCTGAAGGAGGCCTTTGATAAGGCCGGCCCGGTCCCCAAGGGCAGAGAAGATGTGAAGAGGCTTCTGAAACTACACAAGGACCG GTTCCGAGGTGACCTGCGGTGGATCCTCTTCTGTGCAGACCTGCCGTCCCTCATCCAAGAAGGCCCTCA ATGCGGGCTGGTGGCCTTGTGGATGGCAGGTACTCTCCTGTCGCCCCCCAGTGGCGTCCCCCTGGAGAGACTCATACGGGTGGCCACGGAAAGAGGCTACACGGCCCAGGGAGAGATGTTCTCAG CACCAGCTACGACGAGGACTTCAACCATGAGCCGTGTCAGAGGAAGGGCCACAAGGCACACTGGGCGGTGA
- the ACTMAP gene encoding actin maturation protease isoform X9, whose product MTSPCSPPLKPPISPPKTPVPQASSIPSPPLPPSPLDFSALPSPPWSQQTPVPPPLPLPPPPAATGPAPRHVFGLEKSQLLKEAFDKAGPVPKGREDVKRLLKLHKDRFRGDLRWILFCADLPSLIQEGPQCGLVALWMAGTLLSPPSGVPLERLIRVATERGYTAQGEMFSVADMGRLAQEVLGCQAKLLSGGLGGPNRDLVLQHLVTGHPLLIPYDEDFNHEPCQRKGHKAHWAVSAGVLLGVRAVPSLGYTEDPELPGLFHPVLGTPCQPPSLPEEGSPGAVYLLSKQGKSWHYQLWDYDQF is encoded by the exons ATGACTTCTCCATGCTCTCCTCCCCTAAAACCACCAATTTCTCCTCCAAAAACCCCTGTACCCCAAGCCAGCAGCATTCCATCTCCTCCTCTACCCCCAAGTCCCCTGGACTTTTCAGCTTTACCATCCCCTCCCTGGAGTCAGCAGACCCCTGTTCCCCCACCGCTCCCACTGCCTCCTCCACCCGCTGCCACAGGGCCTGCTCCCCGTCATGTCTTCGGCCTGGAGAAGAGCCAGCTCCTGAAGGAGGCCTTTGATAAGGCCGGCCCGGTCCCCAAGGGCAGAGAAGATGTGAAGAGGCTTCTGAAACTACACAAGGACCG GTTCCGAGGTGACCTGCGGTGGATCCTCTTCTGTGCAGACCTGCCGTCCCTCATCCAAGAAGGCCCTCA ATGCGGGCTGGTGGCCTTGTGGATGGCAGGTACTCTCCTGTCGCCCCCCAGTGGCGTCCCCCTGGAGAGACTCATACGGGTGGCCACGGAAAGAGGCTACACGGCCCAGGGAGAGATGTTCTCAG TGGCCGATATGGGCAGGCTGGCCCAGGAGGTGCTGGGCTGCCAGGCCAAGCTGCTCTCTGGTGGCCTGGGCGGTCCCAACAGAGACCTCGTCCTGCAGCACCTGGTCACTGGACATCCCCTGCTCATCCC CTACGACGAGGACTTCAACCATGAGCCGTGTCAGAGGAAGGGCCACAAGGCACACTGGGCGGTGAGTGCAG GGGTCCTGCTGGGTGTTCGGGCTGTGCCCAGTCTCGGCTACACTGAGGACCCTGAGCTGCCGGGCCTGTTCCACCCAGTGCTGGGCACGCCCTGCCAACCACCATCCCTGCCAGAGGAGGGCTCCCCGGGAGCTGTCTACCTGCTGTCCAAGCAGGGCAAGAGTTGGCACTATCAGCTGTGGGACTACGACCAG TTTTAA
- the ACTMAP gene encoding actin maturation protease isoform X15 yields MTSPCSPPLKPPISPPKTPVPQASSIPSPPLPPSPLDFSALPSPPWSQQTPVPPPLPLPPPPAATGPAPRHVFGLEKSQLLKEAFDKAGPVPKGREDVKRLLKLHKDRFRGDLRWILFCADLPSLIQEGPQCGLVALWMAGTLLSPPSGVPLERLIRVATERGYTAQGEMFSAPATTRTSTMSRVRGRATRHTGRGPAGCSGCAQSRLH; encoded by the exons ATGACTTCTCCATGCTCTCCTCCCCTAAAACCACCAATTTCTCCTCCAAAAACCCCTGTACCCCAAGCCAGCAGCATTCCATCTCCTCCTCTACCCCCAAGTCCCCTGGACTTTTCAGCTTTACCATCCCCTCCCTGGAGTCAGCAGACCCCTGTTCCCCCACCGCTCCCACTGCCTCCTCCACCCGCTGCCACAGGGCCTGCTCCCCGTCATGTCTTCGGCCTGGAGAAGAGCCAGCTCCTGAAGGAGGCCTTTGATAAGGCCGGCCCGGTCCCCAAGGGCAGAGAAGATGTGAAGAGGCTTCTGAAACTACACAAGGACCG GTTCCGAGGTGACCTGCGGTGGATCCTCTTCTGTGCAGACCTGCCGTCCCTCATCCAAGAAGGCCCTCA ATGCGGGCTGGTGGCCTTGTGGATGGCAGGTACTCTCCTGTCGCCCCCCAGTGGCGTCCCCCTGGAGAGACTCATACGGGTGGCCACGGAAAGAGGCTACACGGCCCAGGGAGAGATGTTCTCAG CACCAGCTACGACGAGGACTTCAACCATGAGCCGTGTCAGAGGAAGGGCCACAAGGCACACTGGGCG GGGTCCTGCTGGGTGTTCGGGCTGTGCCCAGTCTCGGCTACACTGA
- the ACTMAP gene encoding actin maturation protease isoform X14, protein MTSPCSPPLKPPISPPKTPVPQASSIPSPPLPPSPLDFSALPSPPWSQQTPVPPPLPLPPPPAATGPAPRHVFGLEKSQLLKEAFDKAGPVPKGREDVKRLLKLHKDRFRGDLRWILFCADLPSLIQEGPQCGLVALWMAGTLLSPPSGVPLERLIRVATERGYTAQGEMFSVADMGRLAQEVLGCQAKLLSGGLGGPNRDLVLQHLVTGHPLLIPYDEDFNHEPCQRKGHKAHWAGPPLSSH, encoded by the exons ATGACTTCTCCATGCTCTCCTCCCCTAAAACCACCAATTTCTCCTCCAAAAACCCCTGTACCCCAAGCCAGCAGCATTCCATCTCCTCCTCTACCCCCAAGTCCCCTGGACTTTTCAGCTTTACCATCCCCTCCCTGGAGTCAGCAGACCCCTGTTCCCCCACCGCTCCCACTGCCTCCTCCACCCGCTGCCACAGGGCCTGCTCCCCGTCATGTCTTCGGCCTGGAGAAGAGCCAGCTCCTGAAGGAGGCCTTTGATAAGGCCGGCCCGGTCCCCAAGGGCAGAGAAGATGTGAAGAGGCTTCTGAAACTACACAAGGACCG GTTCCGAGGTGACCTGCGGTGGATCCTCTTCTGTGCAGACCTGCCGTCCCTCATCCAAGAAGGCCCTCA ATGCGGGCTGGTGGCCTTGTGGATGGCAGGTACTCTCCTGTCGCCCCCCAGTGGCGTCCCCCTGGAGAGACTCATACGGGTGGCCACGGAAAGAGGCTACACGGCCCAGGGAGAGATGTTCTCAG TGGCCGATATGGGCAGGCTGGCCCAGGAGGTGCTGGGCTGCCAGGCCAAGCTGCTCTCTGGTGGCCTGGGCGGTCCCAACAGAGACCTCGTCCTGCAGCACCTGGTCACTGGACATCCCCTGCTCATCCC CTACGACGAGGACTTCAACCATGAGCCGTGTCAGAGGAAGGGCCACAAGGCACACTGGGCG GGGCCGCCTCTGTCATCTCACTAG
- the ACTMAP gene encoding actin maturation protease isoform X7 has protein sequence MTSPCSPPLKPPISPPKTPVPQASSIPSPPLPPSPLDFSALPSPPWSQQTPVPPPLPLPPPPAATGPAPRHVFGLEKSQLLKEAFDKAGPVPKGREDVKRLLKLHKDRFRGDLRWILFCADLPSLIQEGPQCGLVALWMAGTLLSPPSGVPLERLIRVATERGYTAQGEMFSVADMGRLAQEVLGCQAKLLSGGLGGPNRDLVLQHLVTGHPLLIPYDEDFNHEPCQRKGHKAHWAVSAGVLLGVRAVPSLGYTEDPELPGLFHPVLGTPCQPPSLPEEGSPGAVYLLSKQGKSWHYQLWDYDQGPPLSSH, from the exons ATGACTTCTCCATGCTCTCCTCCCCTAAAACCACCAATTTCTCCTCCAAAAACCCCTGTACCCCAAGCCAGCAGCATTCCATCTCCTCCTCTACCCCCAAGTCCCCTGGACTTTTCAGCTTTACCATCCCCTCCCTGGAGTCAGCAGACCCCTGTTCCCCCACCGCTCCCACTGCCTCCTCCACCCGCTGCCACAGGGCCTGCTCCCCGTCATGTCTTCGGCCTGGAGAAGAGCCAGCTCCTGAAGGAGGCCTTTGATAAGGCCGGCCCGGTCCCCAAGGGCAGAGAAGATGTGAAGAGGCTTCTGAAACTACACAAGGACCG GTTCCGAGGTGACCTGCGGTGGATCCTCTTCTGTGCAGACCTGCCGTCCCTCATCCAAGAAGGCCCTCA ATGCGGGCTGGTGGCCTTGTGGATGGCAGGTACTCTCCTGTCGCCCCCCAGTGGCGTCCCCCTGGAGAGACTCATACGGGTGGCCACGGAAAGAGGCTACACGGCCCAGGGAGAGATGTTCTCAG TGGCCGATATGGGCAGGCTGGCCCAGGAGGTGCTGGGCTGCCAGGCCAAGCTGCTCTCTGGTGGCCTGGGCGGTCCCAACAGAGACCTCGTCCTGCAGCACCTGGTCACTGGACATCCCCTGCTCATCCC CTACGACGAGGACTTCAACCATGAGCCGTGTCAGAGGAAGGGCCACAAGGCACACTGGGCGGTGAGTGCAG GGGTCCTGCTGGGTGTTCGGGCTGTGCCCAGTCTCGGCTACACTGAGGACCCTGAGCTGCCGGGCCTGTTCCACCCAGTGCTGGGCACGCCCTGCCAACCACCATCCCTGCCAGAGGAGGGCTCCCCGGGAGCTGTCTACCTGCTGTCCAAGCAGGGCAAGAGTTGGCACTATCAGCTGTGGGACTACGACCAG GGGCCGCCTCTGTCATCTCACTAG
- the ACTMAP gene encoding actin maturation protease isoform 1 (isoform 1 is encoded by transcript variant 1), translating to MTSPCSPPLKPPISPPKTPVPQASSIPSPPLPPSPLDFSALPSPPWSQQTPVPPPLPLPPPPAATGPAPRHVFGLEKSQLLKEAFDKAGPVPKGREDVKRLLKLHKDRFRGDLRWILFCADLPSLIQEGPQCGLVALWMAGTLLSPPSGVPLERLIRVATERGYTAQGEMFSVADMGRLAQEVLGCQAKLLSGGLGGPNRDLVLQHLVTGHPLLIPYDEDFNHEPCQRKGHKAHWAVSAGVLLGVRAVPSLGYTEDPELPGLFHPVLGTPCQPPSLPEEGSPGAVYLLSKQGKSWHYQLWDYDQVRESNLQLTDFSPSRATDGRVYVVPVGGVRAGLCGQALLLTPQDCSH from the exons ATGACTTCTCCATGCTCTCCTCCCCTAAAACCACCAATTTCTCCTCCAAAAACCCCTGTACCCCAAGCCAGCAGCATTCCATCTCCTCCTCTACCCCCAAGTCCCCTGGACTTTTCAGCTTTACCATCCCCTCCCTGGAGTCAGCAGACCCCTGTTCCCCCACCGCTCCCACTGCCTCCTCCACCCGCTGCCACAGGGCCTGCTCCCCGTCATGTCTTCGGCCTGGAGAAGAGCCAGCTCCTGAAGGAGGCCTTTGATAAGGCCGGCCCGGTCCCCAAGGGCAGAGAAGATGTGAAGAGGCTTCTGAAACTACACAAGGACCG GTTCCGAGGTGACCTGCGGTGGATCCTCTTCTGTGCAGACCTGCCGTCCCTCATCCAAGAAGGCCCTCA ATGCGGGCTGGTGGCCTTGTGGATGGCAGGTACTCTCCTGTCGCCCCCCAGTGGCGTCCCCCTGGAGAGACTCATACGGGTGGCCACGGAAAGAGGCTACACGGCCCAGGGAGAGATGTTCTCAG TGGCCGATATGGGCAGGCTGGCCCAGGAGGTGCTGGGCTGCCAGGCCAAGCTGCTCTCTGGTGGCCTGGGCGGTCCCAACAGAGACCTCGTCCTGCAGCACCTGGTCACTGGACATCCCCTGCTCATCCC CTACGACGAGGACTTCAACCATGAGCCGTGTCAGAGGAAGGGCCACAAGGCACACTGGGCGGTGAGTGCAG GGGTCCTGCTGGGTGTTCGGGCTGTGCCCAGTCTCGGCTACACTGAGGACCCTGAGCTGCCGGGCCTGTTCCACCCAGTGCTGGGCACGCCCTGCCAACCACCATCCCTGCCAGAGGAGGGCTCCCCGGGAGCTGTCTACCTGCTGTCCAAGCAGGGCAAGAGTTGGCACTATCAGCTGTGGGACTACGACCAGGTCCGGGAGAGCAACCTGCAGCTGACGGACTTCTCGCCCTCACGGGCCACTGACGGCCGGGTGTACGTGGTGCCCGTGGGTGGGGTACGGGCTGGCCTCTGTGGCCAGGCCCTGCTCCTCACACCACAGGACTGCAGCCATTAG
- the ACTMAP gene encoding actin maturation protease isoform 4 (isoform 4 is encoded by transcript variant 4), whose translation MAGTLLSPPSGVPLERLIRVATERGYTAQGEMFSVADMGRLAQEVLGCQAKLLSGGLGGPNRDLVLQHLVTGHPLLIPYDEDFNHEPCQRKGHKAHWAVSAGVLLGVRAVPSLGYTEDPELPGLFHPVLGTPCQPPSLPEEGSPGAVYLLSKQGKSWHYQLWDYDQVRESNLQLTDFSPSRATDGRVYVVPVGGVRAGLCGQALLLTPQDCSH comes from the exons ATGGCAGGTACTCTCCTGTCGCCCCCCAGTGGCGTCCCCCTGGAGAGACTCATACGGGTGGCCACGGAAAGAGGCTACACGGCCCAGGGAGAGATGTTCTCAG TGGCCGATATGGGCAGGCTGGCCCAGGAGGTGCTGGGCTGCCAGGCCAAGCTGCTCTCTGGTGGCCTGGGCGGTCCCAACAGAGACCTCGTCCTGCAGCACCTGGTCACTGGACATCCCCTGCTCATCCC CTACGACGAGGACTTCAACCATGAGCCGTGTCAGAGGAAGGGCCACAAGGCACACTGGGCGGTGAGTGCAG GGGTCCTGCTGGGTGTTCGGGCTGTGCCCAGTCTCGGCTACACTGAGGACCCTGAGCTGCCGGGCCTGTTCCACCCAGTGCTGGGCACGCCCTGCCAACCACCATCCCTGCCAGAGGAGGGCTCCCCGGGAGCTGTCTACCTGCTGTCCAAGCAGGGCAAGAGTTGGCACTATCAGCTGTGGGACTACGACCAGGTCCGGGAGAGCAACCTGCAGCTGACGGACTTCTCGCCCTCACGGGCCACTGACGGCCGGGTGTACGTGGTGCCCGTGGGTGGGGTACGGGCTGGCCTCTGTGGCCAGGCCCTGCTCCTCACACCACAGGACTGCAGCCATTAG
- the ACTMAP gene encoding actin maturation protease isoform X8, producing the protein MTSPCSPPLKPPISPPKTPVPQASSIPSPPLPPSPLDFSALPSPPWSQQTPVPPPLPLPPPPAATGPAPRHVFGLEKSQLLKEAFDKAGPVPKGREDVKRLLKLHKDRFRGDLRWILFCADLPSLIQEGPQCGLVALWMAGTLLSPPSGVPLERLIRVATERGYTAQGEMFSVADMGRLAQEVLGCQAKLLSGGLGGPNRDLVLQHLVTGHPLLIPYDEDFNHEPCQRKGHKAHWAGSCWVFGLCPVSATLRTLSCRACSTQCWARPANHHPCQRRAPRELSTCCPSRARVGTISCGTTTRSGRATCS; encoded by the exons ATGACTTCTCCATGCTCTCCTCCCCTAAAACCACCAATTTCTCCTCCAAAAACCCCTGTACCCCAAGCCAGCAGCATTCCATCTCCTCCTCTACCCCCAAGTCCCCTGGACTTTTCAGCTTTACCATCCCCTCCCTGGAGTCAGCAGACCCCTGTTCCCCCACCGCTCCCACTGCCTCCTCCACCCGCTGCCACAGGGCCTGCTCCCCGTCATGTCTTCGGCCTGGAGAAGAGCCAGCTCCTGAAGGAGGCCTTTGATAAGGCCGGCCCGGTCCCCAAGGGCAGAGAAGATGTGAAGAGGCTTCTGAAACTACACAAGGACCG GTTCCGAGGTGACCTGCGGTGGATCCTCTTCTGTGCAGACCTGCCGTCCCTCATCCAAGAAGGCCCTCA ATGCGGGCTGGTGGCCTTGTGGATGGCAGGTACTCTCCTGTCGCCCCCCAGTGGCGTCCCCCTGGAGAGACTCATACGGGTGGCCACGGAAAGAGGCTACACGGCCCAGGGAGAGATGTTCTCAG TGGCCGATATGGGCAGGCTGGCCCAGGAGGTGCTGGGCTGCCAGGCCAAGCTGCTCTCTGGTGGCCTGGGCGGTCCCAACAGAGACCTCGTCCTGCAGCACCTGGTCACTGGACATCCCCTGCTCATCCC CTACGACGAGGACTTCAACCATGAGCCGTGTCAGAGGAAGGGCCACAAGGCACACTGGGCG GGGTCCTGCTGGGTGTTCGGGCTGTGCCCAGTCTCGGCTACACTGAGGACCCTGAGCTGCCGGGCCTGTTCCACCCAGTGCTGGGCACGCCCTGCCAACCACCATCCCTGCCAGAGGAGGGCTCCCCGGGAGCTGTCTACCTGCTGTCCAAGCAGGGCAAGAGTTGGCACTATCAGCTGTGGGACTACGACCAGGTCCGGGAGAGCAACCTGCAGCTGA
- the ACTMAP gene encoding actin maturation protease isoform X13 → MRAGGLVDGRYSPVAPQWRPPGETHTGGHGKRLHGPGRDVLSTSYDEDFNHEPCQRKGHKAHWAVSAGVLLGVRAVPSLGYTEDPELPGLFHPVLGTPCQPPSLPEEGSPGAVYLLSKQGKSWHYQLWDYDQVRESNLQLTDFSPSRATDGRVGRLCHLTRHLRNLLPGPSASHRTGTLNCVSLSSPLLSPSFKAHLGAVTCASPSTCVSRSGNPVRGVLDGPDLTDGKTEAWRSGITGLRSHD, encoded by the exons ATGCGGGCTGGTGGCCTTGTGGATGGCAGGTACTCTCCTGTCGCCCCCCAGTGGCGTCCCCCTGGAGAGACTCATACGGGTGGCCACGGAAAGAGGCTACACGGCCCAGGGAGAGATGTTCTCAG CACCAGCTACGACGAGGACTTCAACCATGAGCCGTGTCAGAGGAAGGGCCACAAGGCACACTGGGCGGTGAGTGCAG GGGTCCTGCTGGGTGTTCGGGCTGTGCCCAGTCTCGGCTACACTGAGGACCCTGAGCTGCCGGGCCTGTTCCACCCAGTGCTGGGCACGCCCTGCCAACCACCATCCCTGCCAGAGGAGGGCTCCCCGGGAGCTGTCTACCTGCTGTCCAAGCAGGGCAAGAGTTGGCACTATCAGCTGTGGGACTACGACCAGGTCCGGGAGAGCAACCTGCAGCTGACGGACTTCTCGCCCTCACGGGCCACTGACGGCCGGGT GGGCCGCCTCTGTCATCTCACTAGACATTTGAGGAacctcctgcctgggccctctGCTTCTCACAGGACAGGGACACTGAACTGCGTCAGCCTCAGCTCACCCCTCCTTAGCCCAAG TTTTAAAGCCCATCTGGGAGCAGTTACCTGTGCCAGCCCCTCTACCTGTGTTAGCAGATCTGGCAACCCTGTAAGGGGGGTGCTAGATGGACCCGATTTGACAGATGGCAAGACTGAGGCCTGGAGAAGTGGAATCACTGGCCTGAGGTCACATGACTAG
- the ACTMAP gene encoding actin maturation protease isoform 2 (isoform 2 is encoded by transcript variant 2) has translation MRAGGLVDGRYSPVAPQWRPPGETHTGGHGKRLHGPGRDVLSTSYDEDFNHEPCQRKGHKAHWAVSAGVLLGVRAVPSLGYTEDPELPGLFHPVLGTPCQPPSLPEEGSPGAVYLLSKQGKSWHYQLWDYDQVRESNLQLTDFSPSRATDGRVYVVPVGGVRAGLCGQALLLTPQDCSH, from the exons ATGCGGGCTGGTGGCCTTGTGGATGGCAGGTACTCTCCTGTCGCCCCCCAGTGGCGTCCCCCTGGAGAGACTCATACGGGTGGCCACGGAAAGAGGCTACACGGCCCAGGGAGAGATGTTCTCAG CACCAGCTACGACGAGGACTTCAACCATGAGCCGTGTCAGAGGAAGGGCCACAAGGCACACTGGGCGGTGAGTGCAG GGGTCCTGCTGGGTGTTCGGGCTGTGCCCAGTCTCGGCTACACTGAGGACCCTGAGCTGCCGGGCCTGTTCCACCCAGTGCTGGGCACGCCCTGCCAACCACCATCCCTGCCAGAGGAGGGCTCCCCGGGAGCTGTCTACCTGCTGTCCAAGCAGGGCAAGAGTTGGCACTATCAGCTGTGGGACTACGACCAGGTCCGGGAGAGCAACCTGCAGCTGACGGACTTCTCGCCCTCACGGGCCACTGACGGCCGGGTGTACGTGGTGCCCGTGGGTGGGGTACGGGCTGGCCTCTGTGGCCAGGCCCTGCTCCTCACACCACAGGACTGCAGCCATTAG